The Malus domestica chromosome 10, GDT2T_hap1 genome contains a region encoding:
- the LOC103445375 gene encoding dimethylnonatriene synthase-like: MDSTISPFQIFHAILASLILYGALRVIIANTKKNTTHKKTMMPKVPQPSGAWPFVGHLPLLRAENPIALILGAMADQVGPMYSLKLGQHELLVLSAWEQVQELFTKNDRVFATRPNTAGGRYLGYDNAIFALAPYGDYWRNVRKMATMELLSSRRVKTLSHVRASEVDSFIKTLHSLVCKKDNVDPSSASSSSSVHMSELLEHLTFNINMKLIAGKRLTAGQYNEKHGDVWRFEKAIKETLYLFGVFVWSDAMPCFEWLDGLFGHVSSMKKCFKELDYVLGKWLEEHRRRRLESKNNRVESDLMDVMISNFEEDEIYGHSRDNVIKATALMLMITGTESTSVTLTWAISLLLNNQKVLKSAQEELDIHVGRDRWVQESDLTNLKYLQAILKETIRLYPPGPITGLREATEDCHLGGYFVPKGTRLLVNIWKLQRDPRMWANPCEFQPERFMTTHADVDFKGQSNFEYIPFSAGRRSCPGMTLGLHVVQLVLARLIQGFNMSRVGDGAVDMKEALGLALPKANPLEVLLAPRLPLQLYQCL; encoded by the exons ATGGATTCAACAATTTCTCCATTCCAAATCTTTCATGCAATTTTAGCTTCTCTAATTCTCTATGGTGCCTTGAGAGTCATAATAGCAAACACTAAGAAGAACACAACCCACAAAAAGACCATGATGCCCAAAGTCCCTCAACCCTCCGGAGCGTGGCCCTTCGTAGGTCACCTCCCTCTGCTACGTGCCGAAAACCCAATTGCACTTATCCTCGGAGCCATGGCTGATCAAGTCGGACCCATGTACTCCCTCAAGCTTGGCCAGCACGAACTGCTTGTTCTCAGCGCTTGGGAACAAGTCCAGGAATTGTTCACAAAAAATGACAGAGTTTTCGCCACCCGGCCGAATACAGCCGGCGGCAGATACTTGGGCTATGACAACGCCATCTTCGCCCTTGCTCCGTACGGAGACTACTGGCGGAACGTTCGTAAAATGGCCACCATGGAGCTTCTCTCGAGCCGAAGAGTTAAAACCTTGAGCCACGTCAGAGCCTCAGAAGTTGACTCCTTCATCAAAACTTTGCACTCACTAGTTTGCAAAAAAGATAATGTGGATCCAAGTTCCGCGTCATCGTCGTCATCAGTGCATATGAGTGAGTTATTAGAGCACTTGACGTTTAATATAAACATGAAGTTGATCGCTGGGAAGAGATTGACGGCTGGCCAGTATAATGAGAAACACGGGGACGTTTGGCGTTTTGAAAAGGCAATAAAAGAAACTTTGTatctctttggtgtttttgtctGGTCAGATGCTATGCCATGTTTTGAGTGGTTGGACGGTTTGTTTGGTCATGTGAGTTCCATGAAGAAATGTTTTAAGGAACTAGACTACGTACTTGGGAAATGGCTCGAAGAACATCGACGAAGGAGATTGGAAAGCAAGAATAATAGGGTTGAGAGTGACTTGATGGATGTTATGATATCCAACTTTGAGGAGGATGAAATTTATGGCCATAGCCGTGATAATGTCATCAAAGCAACAGCACTG ATGCTAATGATAACTGGCACGGAAAGCACATCTGTGACACTAACATGGGCAATCTCCTTACTCCTCAACAACCAAAAAGTCCTCAAATCTGCCCAGGAAGAGTTGGACATCCACGTAGGAAGAGACCGATGGGTTCAAGAATCAGACCTCACAAACCTCAAATACCTCCAAGCCATTCTTAAAGAGACCATACGCCTATACCCACCTGGCCCAATCACAGGCCTCCGTGAGGCCACGGAGGACTGTCATCTCGGTGGCTACTTCGTCCCCAAAGGAACTCGTTTATTAGTCAACATTTGGAAGTTGCAGCGGGACCCACGCATGTGGGCCAACCCTTGTGAGTTTCAACCTGAGAGGTTCATGACCACTCATGCTGACGTGGATTTCAAAGGTCAAAGTAATTTCGAGTATATTCCATTTAGTGCAGGTAGAAGGTCGTGCCCTGGTATGACACTAGGGTTGCATGTTGTGCAATTGGTTCTGGCTCGTTTGATTCAGGGATTTAATATGAGCAGAGTTGGTGATGGGGCGGTGGATATGAAGGAAGCATTGGGGCTTGCGCTGCCTAAAGCAAATCCACTGGAGGTTTTGCTTGCTCCACGCCTTCCTCTTCAGCTTTACCAATGCCTTTGA